In the genome of Halosolutus amylolyticus, the window CGTCGTCCGCGTACGGCTGGAAGATCGCCCGGTCCATCGTGCGAACGTCCGAGTCGAGGTGTTCGAGCAGCCGGTTCATGGCCTGGCGCGCGGCCCCGCGGGTCGGGTGCGTCGAGGGGTCCTCGGCGACGAGTTTGCCGGCCTCGTCGATCAGCCGCCAGCCCCACTCGTCGTCCTCGTTGACGAACAGTTCGAACGCCGCCGTCTCGATCTCGAGCAGTTCGGCGTTCGGTGCCTGCTCTTTCAGCGTCATCATCGCCTCTGCGGCCTCGCCCCGGGAGGTGTGTTCCTCACCGCTGTCGGCGAGCACGTTGCCGTCCTCGTCGATCAGCCGCCAGCGCCACTCGCCGTCGTCGGCCTCGTACACCTGGAACGCCGCGTTCTCGAACTCGATGAGATCCGCCTCGCTGGCCTGCTCGCGAACCCGCTCGATCGCCGCTTCGGCCGCCTCGGTGCTCTCGTGGGGTTCCCTGCTCCCGGCGACGATCTCGCGATCGTCCGTGACGAGTCGCCACTGCCAGTCGGTCGTCTCCTGACCGTCGGCCGCGGCCGCGCCGCCGTCGGTGGCCACCGTCTGGTCCGCCGTCGCCGGCAGGTCGTCGTCCCCGTCGAACGTCAGTTCGTGGCCCGCGGGGAACACCTCGTATTCCGCGTCGTCGATCTCGACGACGTCCGCGTCCCGCGCGTTCGACTGGAGCTCCTCGGCGCGTCGCTCGGAGTCGTCGTGATCGTCGACTCCGTCGGGGCTCCGGGCGACGACGTGTTCGTTCTCGTCGACGAGCCGCCACCGCCACTCCTCGCCGGACTGGTAGTGCTCGTAGGTCGGTTCCCCGGCGACGGTAACCGCCGCCGATTCGAGTTCCGGAAGCAACGCTTCGGCGGCTTCCTCCGCGTCGCGGCGCGATCCGAACGCGTCGGTACAGGTCGCGACCACGTCGTCCGCACTGTCGACGAACCGCCACGTCCAGTCGTCTCCCTGCTCGTGGAGTTCGACGCCGACGTGCTCGATGTCGAGCAGGCGCGCCCGATCGTACCGCTCGGCGAACGTCCGGGCGGCCTCCTCGGCGCGTTCCTGCGTGTGGTAGCCGTCCTCGCCGGCGGCCAGCGGGGTTCGCTCGTCGTCGACGAGCTTCCAGAACCACTGGTCGCGCTCCTCGGTGTAGGTGAACGCGGCGTCCTCGATCTCGATGACGTCGGCCTTCGGACCGCGGTCTTTGAGGAAACTCACCGAGTTCTCCGCCCCGTCGCGTTCGTCGAACTCGCCGGCGCAGGTGCCGACGATGCTGCCGTCGTCGCGGGCCAGCGCCCACTGCCAGGTGCCGTCGCGATCCTCGTAGAGTCGGAACGCGGAGGTCGTCAGCTCCATCAGCCCGGCGGAGCTAATCTGGGACTTGACGCGTTCGATCCCCTCGCGGGCCTCCGGCCGGGTGACGGCGCTGTCCTCGCTCCCCGCGAGCGCCTCGAGGTGCAGGACGTTCCACGTCCAGTCGCCGTTCTCGTCGCGGAAGACGGCGAACTGGGCGCCTTCGAGCGCGTCGCCGGTCATCACCGGCGGATCTTCGGTCGATCCTTCCTCTTCGACCCACATCCCCTTTCGCCCCGTGAGGACGGGCACGAGCGCCGTCACGCCCGCGATGATCGCGATACCGATCGTGTACACCGCGATCACCTCGACGTCCACCTCCATGCCTCGCTGTCGCCAGTTGTCGGGGTAGAGGATACCGTACAACACGACACCGCTCAGCGAAATCAACAATCCGACGATGCTCGCCTGGATCCCGCGCTTGCGCACCGGAAGCATCAGCCCGATACCGAACAAACAGAGGGACAGGCCGGACGCAGCCGCGACGCCTCCCCACCTGATCGGTGTTTCCTTTGCGGAGCCCTCTACGATGGTGTACCCCACGACGAACGTGAAGACGCCGGCGAAACCGACGATATACCCAAGGATGAACAACCAGTAGCCGTAGACGTCCTTTTTCGAGTCAGGTTCACCAACGTAGTGTTCGTACAGCCGGAACAGATTTTGGTGAAGGTCGCTGTTGAAAGACATTGCGAAACTTGACACGATAACTCGAACGGATTATAATAAAGTTTCGGCTACTGTTTCCAAAGCTGTCATATAATGCATCCAGAGATACTGGGTTTCGATCCGTCACGCCGATCGTAACGCCAGCGACCGGACGACGTCGGATCGGTGCGAATGTGACCGATTCAGGGGTCGATACGTATAGTGGCCACCGTTCGTCGGACAGTACGGACCACTGATGAATCAGCGATCGGATACTGTCGGGTGTGGTGTGATACCAAATATCAGTAACTACTTGAGGACTGCCCCGGCAGGGTGTGTCGCACAGACAGCCGGGTCGTAGCCGGCGTCGGACAGCCCCGTCCCGAGCGCGAACACCGTCTCGCCGAGCATGGCCATCGAGGCCTGGCCGCCGACCGCCGTGACGTCCTCGATCGTGCCGACGACGTCCTCGGTCAGGAGCCCCGCCTCGCGGGCGAACGCCCGGGACGCGTACATGAACGACAGGAGCGTCGGCTCCTCGACGACGCGGGAGAGGGCTTCCGTGCCCGCGGCCGTCAACTGGTCCGTGTCGCCGGAGAGCACCTCCGAGGTCGATAGTTGGCCGAACGTGACGTACTCGACGCGTGCGCGGGCGGGAATCGCGTCGAGTTTGTTGTCCTGCGGGCCGCCGGGTTCGAGCCGGATCGGGACGCCGCCGTGGGCCTGCGCGACCACGTCGCCGAGGCCGGTGCCGGCCTGGACCTCCGCGCCGTGTGCGATCGTCACGAGTTCGTTCCGCGAGAGCTTCCGCTCGAAGACGCGGTTGGCCGCGAGCGCCGTTCCGATCGCCATCGCCCCGGAGACGCCGAACCCGGACCCGATCGGGAGGTCCGACTCGGCCTCGACGCGGGCCGGCGCGTCGAGGGTATCGAGCACCGTCGTCACCGGATCGACGTCGATCGGTTCACCGTCCAGTACGACCGTCGGTTCCGGACCCGCGGCGGGTTCGACGGTAACCTCGACCCCGTCCGTGAGCGTCAGTCCCGCGCCGCGGGAACCGGCTTTCGTCGGATCCTCGGCCGGGTGTGCACTGAAAAACCCCGTGATGTGTCCCGGGACGAACGCCGTCGCCTCCTCGCGCATTAGCCCCCGTTTGCGCCTCGCCCGATATAACCGTATAGGTTCGCCGCTCCGGTCGACTCTGGCATACACAGGGCCATGGCTTTTCCCCGCCGATATCCCAGTATCAGCGGATGGCGACCCGGTCCGAGACCGACGGCTTCGCCGCGTTCTTCAGGCAGTACACGAAGACCTGGATGCACGCGGTCGCGACGGCCGGACTCACCGCGTTCGGGACCCTCACCATCGTCCACCGCGGGTTCGTCGTGCTGGCGATCGCCAGTTACGTCGTGCCGCCGATCGTGCTCTATCTCTCGCGGACGCGCGGCCCCGGCGCGTCGACCACGGCGGGGGACGACGACTCCCGATCGCCGACCGAGGCCGCACTGGCCGACCAGTCCGGATCGAGCGCGGACCGGGGCACCGCGATCGACCGATCCGAACCCGCGGCGGCGACGTCCCCGGAGGCACACTCCCCCGACGGACGCGAGCCACAGTCGACAACCGTCGGTGAGGCGACGGATCGGGAGTCCGGGATCGATCGGCAAGAACCCGAAACCGACGACCCGGCCCCCGAAATCGATCGGAAGGCGCCCGTGACCGGCGAGCAAGAGGCCGGAACCGGGACGGAACCTCACTGGGCGACCGTCGACGTGCCGACCGGCGCGACCCTCGCCGACGCCGCAGTCGCAGACGGCGGTGCAGTCGCCGTCGGGGAGGGTGGCACGGTGCTCGTGACCACCGGCGACGACTGGGAACTGGCCCTCGAGGACGGCCCGGGTGCGCAGGGACGGGACCTCCGTGCGGTCGACGCGACTCCCGGCGCCGACGTCGCCTGGATAGCCGGCGATGGCGGAGCGGTCGGCCGACTCGAACTCGGGTCGGGCCGGCACGCGGACTACTCCGCCCCGGCCGATCTGACCGACAACCTGACCGGCCTGGCCGTGGCGGGCGCGACCGACGACGAGACGATCCTCCTGACGAACGGGTCGGGCGAGGTGATCCGGGGCCGGTACCGGGACGGAGAGCTCGCGTGGGACGACCCCGTGACGCCGGGCAGCGGCTCCAGCCTGAGCGGGATCGCGCTGGTCGACGACGCGATCGGCTACTGTTGCGACACGAACGACGGCGTCTTCCGGACCGACGACGGCGGACGGACGTTCGATGCGATCGGGATCGACGGGGCCGACGGCACGCTCACGGACCTCGCGGCCGGTTCGGGGAACGACCTCCACGTCGCCACGGACGCGGGCGTCGTCCACCGGTACGACGGGTCGACGTGGACGCCCGATCGAGTTACCGACGGCGCACTGACGGCGATCGCCCGGCACGACGATCGACTCGTCGCGACCGACGGTTCGCGTGCAGTCCACGACCGCCCCGATCCGACCGCCGACTGGGAGCGGGTCCTCACGGGTGCGAGCGGCTCCCTCCACGGCGTCACGATCGGCCCGGATCGATCGATCGCCGTCGGTGCCGACGGGACCGTGGTCGAACGGCGGTAAGCGGCGGACGAATGCCGGCGCGACCCGCCGACTACCGGTACGACCCACGGCCGGCCTCGAGTTCGCCGCTCGCGCTCGTCCAGTCCGCCTGCGGGCCGACGAGGTCGACGCGCACCTCGTCCGCGTACCAGTTTCCGCTCCAGCCGCCGGCCCACCAGGAGTTCTCGCCGCGGTGAGAGACTCGTATCGACACCTCGGTGGCCGGATCGGCGTCGTACTCGGCGTAGACGAGCCCCGCGTACTCGTAACACCGTTCCGCCCCGTCGAGACACGTCGTCTCGGTCGCGTCGAGCCGCGGCTCGAGAACCGGCTCCGACCCGACCGGATCGCGAGTCTCGATCGACTCGTCGCTCTCGATTCGGAGCGTCAGTTCGTAGGACTGGCGGTCCCGTACGAACGTGTCGGGATCGTCCGGGTCGTACTCCCCGGCCGGGATCCGTTCCGTCCGCCCGACGTCGCCGTCCTCGACGAACCGGTAGTACTCGGGTTCGACGACGAACTCGTCGACGCTGACCTCGAGCATCGGGCCGCGATCGGTCTCGACGATCCGGGTCGAGAACGCCTCCGGCTGCGAGTAGTAGTCCCCGTCGTCGATCGCGCCGCGTACGGTGACGTCGCCGTCCTGGACCGGAACCGGGACGAGGACTGTCGCGTTCGAAAGCGTCCCGTTCGTCGTCAACTGGACGTCGTAGCTGTACTCGCTCGTGTAGCTGTCCTGTGCGAACCGCTCGCCGAGTACGAAGAGGCCCCCGGCCAGCAGTGCGACGACGAGCGTCGCGGTCACGAGTGCGATTCCGAGCGTGCGTCGATGTACCATCTGTGTTTCGAGCCGCGATCGCACCGGGAGTCGACGACGAACCGGGGCCGGTATCGACTACGGCCGGCGATCGTGTATCCACGTCCGATCGTTCCCACGAACGGAGAATCAGCCGTCGAAGAACGATTGGCCGTCGCGAAGCCTACGGGCTCAGTCTCTGGCGATCTCGCGGGAAGAGAACTGCTTCGCGGATGTTCTCCAGGCCGAGGATCGTCATGATGAGCCGTTCGCCGCCGAGGCCGAAGCCGGCGTGGGGCGGCATCCCGTACTTGAACATCTTCGTGTAGTACTCGAACTGGTCGGGGTCGAGGCCCTGCTGTTCGAACCCTTCGATCAGGTGCTCGTGGCGGTGTTCGCGCTGGCCGCCCGAGACCAGTTCCATGCGCGGATGCATCAGGTCGAAGCCGGTCGAGAGCTGCTCGTCGTCGTCGTGGTCCTTGATGTAGAACGGCTTGATCTCGCTGGGCCAGTCGGTGATGAAGTAGTGGCCGCCGACGTCCTGCCCGAGCGCCTTCTCGGCTTCCGTCGAGAGGTCGTCGCCCCAGACGAGTTGCTCGTCGAGTTCGCCCGTCGCGTTGATGCGCTCGATCGCCTCCTCGTAGCTGAGGCGGGGGAACTCGCCCTCGGGAATGTCGAACTCGTCTTCGAGATCCAGCGCCTCGAGTTCCTCGCTGCAGTTCTCGTTCACCGCCTCGTAGGCGGCTGTGACGATCCCTTCGGCGACGTCCATCGCGTCGCTCTCGTCGCAGAACGCCCCCTCGAAGTCGATCGAGGTCGCCTCGTTCAGGTGCCGGGGCGTGTTGTGCTCTTCCGCGCGGAAGATCGGGCCGATCTCGAAGACGCGCTCGACGTTCGAGCCGGCGATGAGCTGCTTGAACAGCTGCGGCGACTGGTTCATAAAGGCCTCCTCGCCGAAGTAGGTGATCGGGAAGAGCTCGGTACCGCCCTCGGTCCCCGTGGCGACGATCTTCGGCGTGGTGATCTCCGTACAGCGGAACTCGCGGAACCGCTCGCGGACCGCACGCAGGATCTCCGATCGGATCTCGAAGACCGCCTGGACCTCCTCCTTGCGGAGGTCGAGGGTGCGGTTGTCGAGTCGCGTCGAGAGGTCGGCGTCGACCTTCCCCGACGGGTCGAGCGGCAGTTCGGGGTCGGCGGGCGCGACGACCTCGACGTCCTCCGGCGTAATCTCGACGCCCGTCGGCGCGCGAGGTTCCTCCTCGACCGCACCGGAGACCCGCACGACGCTCTCGCGGGAAGCGTCCAGTCCGGTCTCGACGAGGTCCTCGTCCATCTCGTCTTTCTCGAACTTGATCTGGATCTTTCCGGCGGTGTCCCGGAGGATCAGGAAAGCGATCCCGCCGAGGTCTCGAATCTCGTGAACCCAGCCAGCGACCGTCACGTCGTCGCCCGGCTCGGCGTCGGCAGTGTAGGTTCTATCCTGCATACCACCTGATTTCCGTCGCCGGAACTTAAGCGCAATCGTTCTGTTTCGGTCCGCCGTCGATCGTGTGAGATCGATTCAGCGCCGGTGGACGGTCATCGGAATCTCGTCTTTCGGCCGAGCGGTGATGGTCGCCATCAGGTCGAGATCCGTTCCGGGGACGAGTTCGAGGTGGTACTGCTGGTAGATCGTCGCGAGGATGAGCCGCGCCTCGAGCATCGCGAAGCGATCGCCGATACACCGGCGCGGTCCCGCCGCGAACGGGAAGTACGCCAGCTTCGGGAGGTCGGACTCCATCTCGTCGGTCCACCGCTCCGGACGGAACGCGAGCGGATCGTCGTACCACCGTGGATCGCGGTGGACGACCCACTGGTGCATCCGGATGGTCGCACCCATCGGGATCTCGTAGCCGCCGATGATATCGGGTTTGACCGGTTCGCGGACGATCCCCGGAACCGGCGGGTAGAGCCGCATCGACTCTTTGACCACCTGCTCCGTGTACGAGAGATCGGAGAGGTCCGCCATCGTCGGCGTCTCGCCCTCGAGTTCCGTCTCGAGTTCGTCGACGAGTTGCCGCTCGACGGCGGGGTTCGTCGCGAGGAGATACGCCGTGAACGTCAGCGAGAGCGCCGTCGTCTCGTGGCCGGCGAGCAACAGCGTCACGACCTCGTCGCGGATCTGCTCGTCCGAAAGACGGTTCCCGTCCTCGTCGGTCACCTCGAGGAGTTTCGAGATGACGTCCCGATCGGTCGGGTTCGCTTTCCGCTCCTCGATCAGCCGGTAGACGACGGCGTCGAGGTCGTTTCGCGCGCGCTGGATCCGCCGTCGGGAGGGGGTGGGAACGTTCGGGGGAAGGACCAGATGCGAGAGGCTCTCGGACGCCAGCATGAACTCCTCGAGGGCCGAGCCGACGGTGTCGACGGAATCGTCGATGTCGACGCCAAACAGCGCCCGGGCGACGATCTTCAGCGTCACCTCCATCATGTCCTCGTGGAACAGCCGGGTCTGGCCGTCCGCCCAGCTCTCGAGGGCTTCCTCGGTGAACTCGGTCATCATCGAGGCGTACTCCTCGATCCGGCCGGGATTGAACGCCGGCTGGATGAGATGGCGGTTGCGCCGCCAGACCGCACCCTCGCTGTTCAGAATGCCGTCGCCGGTGACGGGGCCGAGGACGTTCTGGAACCGGGCCCCCTTGACGTAGTTCTGGTTGTTCTGGACGAGTACCTGCTCGATGTAGTCGGGGTGGTTGAGCTGGAAGACCGGCCCGCTGGGGTCCTCCCAGTGGGCGATGTCGCCGTACTCCTGGGCCGTTCGCGTCATGAAGCCGTACGGGTCACGCAGAAAGGCGAGTTGATTGCCGAAGAACGGCAGTCCGTCGGGACCCGGCGGTCGATCGTCGGCGATAGCGGGGGTATCGCTGCTCATTTTGCACTCGATCCGAGGGGCGCGAGACACCTATGCCTGAAGCCGAGCATGCTCGGGGTTCTTAAGTATCGGTCGACACGGTCTCCGTATGAGCGCGCACAGACCGACTCCGATCGATTCGACCGGCCGCTCGATCCACGGAGACCTGCGATGAGAGCCGCGACGGTCACGCTGACGTGGGACGACGACCGTGGCAATCCGATCGACGACATCTTCGGTGGGAGCGACGCGGTGTCGGTCGACGCGATCCGGTACGTACAGCCCGTCCACGGGGAGCGATACGTCGAACTGCTCGAACTCCGCGGCGATCTCGAGCGCGCGCAAACGCTGCTGGAAGCGTCCCCGGAGGCCATCGAACACGACGTCGCCGGTGCGGACGGTCGGGGCGTCGCCTACGTGCAGTGTCGCACCGTCGGGCTCGTCGGCGATTTCCTGTCGATCCTCTGGCAACGCGAGATCGTCGTCGACTGGCCCCTTACATACGTCGAGGCCGGGATCGACCGCGGCCTCGAACTCACGGTCATCGGTTCGAGTCGAGCGATCCAGCGTGCGGTCGCGGACCTCCCCGCGGGGGTCGATCTCGACCTTCGGCGACTCGGCAGCTACGACCCGGACGTCGATCGGACCACACCCGACCTGACCGAGCGCCAGCGGGAACTCTTCGAGGTTGCCGTCCGCGAGGGGTACTACGAGGTGCCGCGGGAGACGACCCAGCGCGAACTCGCCGCGACGCTCGATCTCGCGACCGGGACCGTCGGCGAACACCTGCGGCGTATCGAAGCGAAACTGGCCGCGGCGTACGCCACGTCCCAGGAGTAATCGTACGGGAGCGACCCGCGGCCGGAGACCCGGGACAGGGCCGGTCGACCGTTTCGTTTTCACCGAGCAGTCACAACCGTCCCACATGGACGATCTCGTGCGACTCGCCGACGCGATCGAGACCGCAGAGACCGCGGTCGCCGTTACGGGTGCTGGCATCTCCGCACCCTCCGGCGTCCCGACGTTCCGCGGCGACGACGGCGTCTGGGACAGGTTCGACGAAGGGCAGTTCAGCTACGGCCGGTTTCGGCGAGATCCGGAGGGGTTCTGGGCGGACCGCGTCGACCTCCAGCGAGAACTGTTCGACGGGGAGTACGCACCGAACGCGGCTCACGAGGCCCTGGCCGAACTGGGGCGGGACGGCCACCTCGACGCGATCCTGACCCAGAACACGGACGGCCTCCACGGGGACGCGGCCGAGTCCGTCCTCGACCGCCCCACGGACGAGTCCGGCGGCGACGAACCGCCGATCGTCGAACTCCACGGCAACGCTCGACGGGTTCGCTGTGCCGACTGCGGGAAACGGATCGCCGCGGAGCCGATTTTCGACCGCGCCGCGGACGGCAACCTCCCGCCGACCTGTGACTGCGGCGGGACCTACAGACCCGACGTCGTCCTCTTCGGCGAGCAACTCCCCGGTGCCGTCATCCAGCGCGCCCGATCGCTCGCCCGGGAGAGCGACGTCTTCCTCGCGATCGGGTCCTCGCTCGTCGTCGAACCCGCCGCGTCGCTCCCGCGACTGGCCGCCTCGTCCGGCGCGACCCTCGGGATCGTCAACCTGGAGCCGACGCCGTGTGACGGCGTCGCCGACGTGATCCGCCGGGACGACGTCGTCGAGGTACTGCCGGAACTTCGATCGCTCGTCGAAGCCCCGTAGCGCACGTCACGGAACGGCGACCGGTCGGCGACGGTTCGTCGATCGAGACGGCGACGCCGGGGACGAGCGCACGGAGCCGGATCGACCGTCTCAGTCCGCTCGGTCGGCCGCCGGGACGAGTTCGTGGACGAGGAGTTCCGTACAGATCGCCGGCGGCATCGGTCTGCCCAGCGAGTCGCTCGTGTCGATCGAGTGGCCCGTCTCGACGAAGTGCTCGAGCGCGAGTTTCGATCGTTCGCGTTCCGTCGCGGCGTCCTCGACGGCCGCGAACCAGTCGCAGTCGTGGCAGAATTTCATCGAACATCCGTCCAACGTCGCCGCACTGAATAAGAATGACGAACCGCCGTCGGGACGCGCCGGCGTCAGCGTCGACGGCAGGGAGTCGGCCCGATCGTCGGAATCCCACCAGGTCCGGGGCTCACGATCGGGTCCGGTCGGGAACGACGTGTTCCTCGATCAGCCGTGCCTGTCCGCGCCGCAGTCGCTCGCTGACGGCCTGCTCCGAAATATCGAGGGCGTCGGCGATGGCCGACAGCCCCGTCCCGCGCGGGACCTCGAAGAACCCGTCCTCGTAGGCGACCCGGAGGGCTTCCCGCTGGGACTCCGTCAGCGTCGCCTGC includes:
- a CDS encoding YegP family protein, with translation MSFNSDLHQNLFRLYEHYVGEPDSKKDVYGYWLFILGYIVGFAGVFTFVVGYTIVEGSAKETPIRWGGVAAASGLSLCLFGIGLMLPVRKRGIQASIVGLLISLSGVVLYGILYPDNWRQRGMEVDVEVIAVYTIGIAIIAGVTALVPVLTGRKGMWVEEEGSTEDPPVMTGDALEGAQFAVFRDENGDWTWNVLHLEALAGSEDSAVTRPEAREGIERVKSQISSAGLMELTTSAFRLYEDRDGTWQWALARDDGSIVGTCAGEFDERDGAENSVSFLKDRGPKADVIEIEDAAFTYTEERDQWFWKLVDDERTPLAAGEDGYHTQERAEEAARTFAERYDRARLLDIEHVGVELHEQGDDWTWRFVDSADDVVATCTDAFGSRRDAEEAAEALLPELESAAVTVAGEPTYEHYQSGEEWRWRLVDENEHVVARSPDGVDDHDDSERRAEELQSNARDADVVEIDDAEYEVFPAGHELTFDGDDDLPATADQTVATDGGAAAADGQETTDWQWRLVTDDREIVAGSREPHESTEAAEAAIERVREQASEADLIEFENAAFQVYEADDGEWRWRLIDEDGNVLADSGEEHTSRGEAAEAMMTLKEQAPNAELLEIETAAFELFVNEDDEWGWRLIDEAGKLVAEDPSTHPTRGAARQAMNRLLEHLDSDVRTMDRAIFQPYADDDWHWRFVLPSGETVAVEGEDHPTRDELVDSLDSIREAAAAAQSYTVGDVAVQLYGSTEWRFRLLDRDREEIADSVGSYADREAALAAVDELTGYADEAPIFAIEDAAIRLDDSEGWSWDLVDRDREVIASGVGTTSNKAAVMSDVEEVRQLAPIAGRVDFDVASFELVADEDDEWRWRLIDEDGRTVATGNESHVSNEAARAAIEDVRSLIETASILEIDSVSFELHSAEDEDGWVWRLVDEYGSSMAESTQTYETRTEAREAMNDVKAHAPEGWITFTD
- a CDS encoding pantoate kinase — protein: MREEATAFVPGHITGFFSAHPAEDPTKAGSRGAGLTLTDGVEVTVEPAAGPEPTVVLDGEPIDVDPVTTVLDTLDAPARVEAESDLPIGSGFGVSGAMAIGTALAANRVFERKLSRNELVTIAHGAEVQAGTGLGDVVAQAHGGVPIRLEPGGPQDNKLDAIPARARVEYVTFGQLSTSEVLSGDTDQLTAAGTEALSRVVEEPTLLSFMYASRAFAREAGLLTEDVVGTIEDVTAVGGQASMAMLGETVFALGTGLSDAGYDPAVCATHPAGAVLK
- a CDS encoding WD40/YVTN/BNR-like repeat-containing protein; protein product: MATRSETDGFAAFFRQYTKTWMHAVATAGLTAFGTLTIVHRGFVVLAIASYVVPPIVLYLSRTRGPGASTTAGDDDSRSPTEAALADQSGSSADRGTAIDRSEPAAATSPEAHSPDGREPQSTTVGEATDRESGIDRQEPETDDPAPEIDRKAPVTGEQEAGTGTEPHWATVDVPTGATLADAAVADGGAVAVGEGGTVLVTTGDDWELALEDGPGAQGRDLRAVDATPGADVAWIAGDGGAVGRLELGSGRHADYSAPADLTDNLTGLAVAGATDDETILLTNGSGEVIRGRYRDGELAWDDPVTPGSGSSLSGIALVDDAIGYCCDTNDGVFRTDDGGRTFDAIGIDGADGTLTDLAAGSGNDLHVATDAGVVHRYDGSTWTPDRVTDGALTAIARHDDRLVATDGSRAVHDRPDPTADWERVLTGASGSLHGVTIGPDRSIAVGADGTVVERR
- the aspS gene encoding aspartate--tRNA(Asn) ligase; the protein is MQDRTYTADAEPGDDVTVAGWVHEIRDLGGIAFLILRDTAGKIQIKFEKDEMDEDLVETGLDASRESVVRVSGAVEEEPRAPTGVEITPEDVEVVAPADPELPLDPSGKVDADLSTRLDNRTLDLRKEEVQAVFEIRSEILRAVRERFREFRCTEITTPKIVATGTEGGTELFPITYFGEEAFMNQSPQLFKQLIAGSNVERVFEIGPIFRAEEHNTPRHLNEATSIDFEGAFCDESDAMDVAEGIVTAAYEAVNENCSEELEALDLEDEFDIPEGEFPRLSYEEAIERINATGELDEQLVWGDDLSTEAEKALGQDVGGHYFITDWPSEIKPFYIKDHDDDEQLSTGFDLMHPRMELVSGGQREHRHEHLIEGFEQQGLDPDQFEYYTKMFKYGMPPHAGFGLGGERLIMTILGLENIREAVLFPRDRQRLSP
- a CDS encoding cytochrome P450; its protein translation is MSSDTPAIADDRPPGPDGLPFFGNQLAFLRDPYGFMTRTAQEYGDIAHWEDPSGPVFQLNHPDYIEQVLVQNNQNYVKGARFQNVLGPVTGDGILNSEGAVWRRNRHLIQPAFNPGRIEEYASMMTEFTEEALESWADGQTRLFHEDMMEVTLKIVARALFGVDIDDSVDTVGSALEEFMLASESLSHLVLPPNVPTPSRRRIQRARNDLDAVVYRLIEERKANPTDRDVISKLLEVTDEDGNRLSDEQIRDEVVTLLLAGHETTALSLTFTAYLLATNPAVERQLVDELETELEGETPTMADLSDLSYTEQVVKESMRLYPPVPGIVREPVKPDIIGGYEIPMGATIRMHQWVVHRDPRWYDDPLAFRPERWTDEMESDLPKLAYFPFAAGPRRCIGDRFAMLEARLILATIYQQYHLELVPGTDLDLMATITARPKDEIPMTVHRR
- a CDS encoding helix-turn-helix domain-containing protein; this translates as MRAATVTLTWDDDRGNPIDDIFGGSDAVSVDAIRYVQPVHGERYVELLELRGDLERAQTLLEASPEAIEHDVAGADGRGVAYVQCRTVGLVGDFLSILWQREIVVDWPLTYVEAGIDRGLELTVIGSSRAIQRAVADLPAGVDLDLRRLGSYDPDVDRTTPDLTERQRELFEVAVREGYYEVPRETTQRELAATLDLATGTVGEHLRRIEAKLAAAYATSQE
- a CDS encoding SIR2 family NAD-dependent protein deacylase — its product is MDDLVRLADAIETAETAVAVTGAGISAPSGVPTFRGDDGVWDRFDEGQFSYGRFRRDPEGFWADRVDLQRELFDGEYAPNAAHEALAELGRDGHLDAILTQNTDGLHGDAAESVLDRPTDESGGDEPPIVELHGNARRVRCADCGKRIAAEPIFDRAADGNLPPTCDCGGTYRPDVVLFGEQLPGAVIQRARSLARESDVFLAIGSSLVVEPAASLPRLAASSGATLGIVNLEPTPCDGVADVIRRDDVVEVLPELRSLVEAP